Proteins from a genomic interval of Vanacampus margaritifer isolate UIUO_Vmar chromosome 4, RoL_Vmar_1.0, whole genome shotgun sequence:
- the chrna3 gene encoding neuronal acetylcholine receptor subunit alpha-3, which produces MKSTFCLLLASTCSMFLMHLHGVGCSEGEHKLFSVIFSKYNQYIRPVENVSEPVIVQFEVSMSQLVKVDEVNQIMETNLWLRHIWNDYKLKWNPKDFGGVEFIRVPSNRIWKPDIVLYNNAVGDFQVDDKTKALLRYNGEVTWIPPAIFKSSCKIDVTYFPFDYQNCTMKFGSWTYDKAKIDLVLIGSTINLKDFWESGEWMIIDAPGYKHDIKYNCCEEIYTDITYSLYIRRLPLFYTINMIIPCLLISFLTVLVFYLPSDCGEKVTLCISVLLSLTVFLLVITETIPSTSLVIPLIGEYLLFTMIFVTLSIVITVFVLNVHYRTPKTHTMPRWVRGVFLGLLPKVMFMTRPERDPEKTNDTVRMIHQRPCGAHTSGSQHKAQVLASSVVSSLTNRQRLPNNTELSNLNNLNAKQLAKSAGSGSLCCEGRCNSCWHQRAGKLPAESGGGGGGGGGGLGCLGVLTGGGVPGAGSQCSSSESLDAGVLTLLPFSPEIREAIESVKYIAENMRMQNEAKEVQDDWKYVAMVIDRIFLWVFVLVCILGTAGLFLQPLLLGEDI; this is translated from the exons ATGAAAAGCACTTTTTGCCTCCTTTTGGCCTCCacctgttccatgtttttgatGCATCTTCATG GAGTGGGATGTTCAGAAGGTGAGCACAAGCTCTTCTCGGTCATCTTCTCAAAGTACAACCAGTACATTCGACCGGTGGAGAATGTATCGGAGCCGGTCATCGTTCAGTTTGAGGTCTCCATGTCCCAGCTGGTCAAAGTG GATGAAGTCAACCAGATCATGGAGACCAACCTGTGGCTGAGACAC ATCTGGAATGACTACAAACTCAAGTGGAATCCAAAAGATTTCGGAGGTGTCGAGTTCATACGGGTGCCATCCAACAGGATATGGAAGCCTGATATTGTGCTGTACAATAA TGCAGTCGGAGACTTCCAGGTCGACGATAAGACAAAAGCTCTGCTGCGGTACAACGGCGAGGTCACGTGGATCCCTCCGGCCATCTTCAAGAGCTCGTGCAAGATCGACGTCACCTACTTCCCCTTCGACTATCAGAACTGCACCATGAAGTTCGGCTCTTGGACCTACGACAAGGCCAAGATCGACCTGGTGCTGATTGGCTCCACCATCAACCTCAAGGACTTCTGGGAGAGCGGCGAGTGGATGATCATCGACGCGCCCGGTTACAAGCACGACATCAAGTACAACTGCTGCGAGGAGATCTACACGGACATCACGTACTCGCTGTACATCCGCCGTCTGCCGCTCTTCTACACCATCAACATGATCATCCCCTGCCTGCTCATCTCCTTCCTCACCGTGCTGGTCTTCTACCTGCCGTCCGACTGCGGCGAGAAGGTCACGCTTTGCATCTCCGTGCTGCTCTCCCTGACCGTCTTCCTCCTGGTCATCACCGAGACCATCCCCTCCACCTCGCTGGTGATCCCGCTGATCGGCGAGTACCTCCTTTTCACCATGATTTTCGTCACGCTCTCCATCGTCATCACCGTCTTCGTGCTCAACGTCCACTACCGCACGCCCAAGACGCACACCATGCCGCGGTGGGTGCGCGGCGTCTTCCTGGGACTGCTGCCCAAAGTCATGTTCATGACCCGACCGGAGAGGGACCCGGAGAAGACCAACGACACCGTTCGGATGATCCACCAGAGGCCGTGCGGTGCTCACACCTCGGGTTCCCAACACAAGGCTCAGGTTCTGGCCTCCAGCGTGGTGTCCAGCCTGACCAACCGCCAGAGGCTCCCAAACAACACGGAGCTCTCCAATCTCAACAACTTGAACGCAAAGCAGCTGGCCAAAAGCGCCGGGTCGGGCTCGCTGTGCTGCGAGGGACGCTGCAACAGCTGCTGGCACCAAAGGGCCGGGAAACTGCCAGCGGAGTCCGGAggaggcggcggtggcggcggcggcggcttggGCTGCTTAGGGGTTCTGACTGGAGGGGGCGTGCCCGGAGCAGGGAGTCAGTGCTCCAGCTCCGAGTCTCTGGATGCGGGAGTCTTGACCCTGCTGCCGTTCTCCCCTGAGATCAGGGAGGCCATTGAGAGCGTCAAATACATCGCAGAGAACATGAGAATGCAGAATGAGGCCAAGGAG GTTCAGGACGATTGGAAATACGTCGCCATGGTGATCGACCGCATCTTCCTGTGGGTTTTTGTCCTGGTCTGCATCCTAGGAACCGCCGGCCTTTTCCTCCAGCCTCTTCTCCTTGGGGAAGACATATGA